A genome region from Penicillium psychrofluorescens genome assembly, chromosome: 3 includes the following:
- a CDS encoding uncharacterized protein (ID:PFLUO_005527-T1.cds;~source:funannotate), whose protein sequence is MSRPQGSWTDQMGDVDRELAETEARNLMPPPPVPPQPPLPTHPPLPIPPWRPVSPPVRLPGPDELASPFANPVWYPEPPLPAWHSNQALANTHRELPLEQLPQTGTAAPNSSLEDPAVLAQNASDTFFGVEPAGLPGPRELNNSVMLDSLTPIDPQLLPATPMTSDMPYTPSSAPNPLTTVPAPRARPTIGPGIQFQGVTMGGMPYTPSNVPNPYTTASASYAAPVTGAETRLQEALMDDMPYTPSNVPNPYTTASASYAAPVTGAETRLQEALMDDMPYTPSSLPNPYTMVPTPYAAPMTASGPRLQRAFIDANTSQIPAQHVQNSPPYLNAPQRPLPTLNTIQGMNPMPVEREYALQSWLVRQQLLAGIPIDQLEPMQGPRSRQQQVSPSGIHTRYRTPALLMITEDGIRIPRLALAQFQGTLQPLPNIPGPPGNQIPELPALPLPVHTGNGAVVSRAQPLAVLPEELYPPSGVVPPRNSLETFSNSNARSSPDQGSSPPHIPAVLAPSQAANTPDDNGDSEPYDDAMELETPGNWHFQPIYENNGFYGYDGAGDAPDASPGVDNDPTTEQIAFAAMRLSRFRLSPSPEADKGKAPASHGEDRPNSRGEKDDWFVVEDWPDPGEESSSFAIKDKEPQSYAPQQDADPFIINNVSVLSGNSLIKPDSPQQPIFNNSDDERLANAELAAIFSDADTEELKSNSSGRGRCSVFGDTEVSVSDIEPDFPQPFSLARAFTQHPEIFTEVVNYLNMFDIFQLQGIHKTIDRLILYVMPQILHNYLPAHDRFVARLFPYENFVSLRTGVKLHWPATANIAPDGMVMRLEPKLNWVVWLKIRLDMAKEIFAYTNRVENLLPSRGLRVLLKMWHIMEIPDNFTRMWIIKHKQLWPNKDLRLAVRIMKVLGTLIIRRNPPWQATLRRLPRVFWYQKDLSLLYHYLINDAPNEWQQFLPYAVRTMTAQEFNNHDPPIHGAFDVSTVGELRVEFWSKLTRHPKSSIQAAQMLYNDLDFKGEIRSLIPIDYLIETEMDNRDLDWDAPVFYPGVNAPHPGDQLIWWNEWWHEFWTPWLHVMGPSHRCTNNDNIST, encoded by the coding sequence ATGTCTCGGCCACAAGGCAGTTGGACCGATCAGATGGGTGATGTTGACCGCGAGTTGGCCGAGACGGAAGCCCGCAACCTgatgccgccgcctcctgtgcctcctcagcctcctctTCCTACTCATCCACCTCTCCCTATCCCTCCGTGGCGCCCTGTTTCTCCTCCGGTTCGACTGCCTGGTCCGGATGAGCTGGCGTCGCCATTCGCCAATCCGGTCTGGTATCCAGAACCACCTCTTCCTGCGTGGCACTCCAATCAAGCCCTTGCGAATACTCATCGTGAACTTCCACTGGAGCAACTGCCGCAAACCGGTACTGCGGCTCCTAATTCTTCGTTGGAGGATCCCGCTGTCCTTGCACAAAATGCATCGGACACTTTCTTCGGAGTTGAGCCTGCCGGGCTGCCTGGTCCTCGCGAACTCAACAATAGTGTGATGCTTGATTCTTTGACCCCCATCGATCCGCAGCTGCTGCCGGCGACCCCGATGACGAGCGACATGCCTTACACTCCAAGCAGTGCGCCCAACCCGCTCACCACAGTGCCTGCTCCACGTGCTAGGCCTACCATTGGTCCCGGAATACAGTTTCAAGGAGTGACGATGGGTGGCATGCCCTACACTCCAAGCAATGTGCCCAACCCGTACACAACGGCATCTGCTTCATATGCTGCTCCTGTCACTGGGGCCGAAACTCGGCTTCAAGAAGCATTGATGGATGACATGCCCTACACTCCAAGCAATGTGCCCAACCCGTACACAACGGCATCTGCTTCATATGCTGCTCCTGTCACTGGGGCCGAAACTCGGCTTCAAGAAGCATTGATGGATGACATGCCCTACACTCCAAGCAGTTTGCCCAACCCGTACACGATGGTGCCTACTCCATATGCTGCGCCTATGACTGCCTCCGGGCCGCGGCTGCAAAGAGCATTTATTGATGCAAACACTTCTCAGATTCCTGCTCAGCACGTGCAGAATTCGCCTCCGTATCTGAATGCTCCCCAGAGACCACTCCCGACCTTGAACACTATCCAGGGAATGAACCCAATGCCAGTCGAGCGGGAATACGCACTTCAGTCGTGGCTCGTCCGCCAGCAGCTACTCGCGGGCATCCCGATTGATCAGCTTGAACCAATGCAAGGTCCCCGGTCTCGACAGCAACAAGTGTCACCCTCGGGCATTCATACCCGGTACCGGACCCCGGCACTTCTCATGATCACCGAAGACGGAATCCGAATCCCACGCCTTGCACTTGCTCAATTCCAAGGCACACTTCAACCGCTGCCTAATATCCCGGGACCCCCTGGCAATCAGATCCCAGAACTTCCCGCTCTGCCACTGCCAGTGCATACCGGAAATGGGGCCGTAGTTTCTCGAGCTCAACCGCTTGCAGTTCTTCCCGAGGAACTGTATCCACCCTCTGGAGTAGTGCCGCCGAGGAACTCTCTTGAGACCTTTTCGAATAGCAATGCCCGCTCCTCTCCGGACCAAGGTTCCTCTCCGCCACATATACCAGCCGTTCTGGCCCCCAGCCAGGCCGCTAACACTCCAGATGACAATGGTGATTCCGAGCCATATGACGATGCAATGGAACTTGAAACGCCGGGAAATTGGCATTTTCAACCCATCTATGAAAACAATGGCTTTTACGGCTAcgatggagctggagatgcccCTGATGCTTCACCGGGAGTGGATAACGACCCTACCACGGAACAGATTGCGTTTGCTGCTATGCGCTTGTCTCGTTTCCGGCTGTCTCCTTCGCCAGAGGCCGATAAGGGAAAGGCTCCGGCATCCCATGGCGAAGATCGGCCCAATAGCCGTGGAGAAAAGGACGATTGGTTTGTTGTGGAAGACTGGCCAGATCCTGGTGAAGAATCGTCGTCTTTTGCCATCAAGGACAAAGAGCCTCAAAGTTACGCCCCACAGCAGGACGCAGATCCATTTATCATCAACAATGTGTCTGTTCTCTCCGGAAACTCCCTAATCAAACCAGAttctccgcagcagccaATTTTCAACAATTCAGATGATGAGCGTCTTGCAAATGCTGAGCTCGCGGCAATTTTCAGTGATGCTGATACCGAGGAACTGAAGTCTAATTCCAGCGGACGCGGCAGATGCTCCGTCTTTGGGGATACCGAGGTTTCTGTCTCGGACATCGAGCCCGATTTCCCTCAACCATTCAGCCTGGCTAGGGCTTTTACGCAACACCCGGAGATTTTCACCGAGGTGGTTAATTATCTTAATATGTTTGATATCTTCCAGCTTCAGGGTATCCACAAGACAATCGATCGACTGATCTTGTACGTCATGCCGCAGATTCTGCACAACTATTTGCCTGCTCATGATCGTTTTGTGGCGCGACTCTTCCCATACGAGAACTTCGTGAGTCTTCGTACAGGTGTCAAGCTTCACTGGCCTGCAACAGCGAACATTGCTCCTGATGGCATGGTCATGCGTCTTGAGCCGAAACTCAACTGGGTCGTTTGGCTTAAAATCCGCTTAGACATGGCAAAGGAGATTTTTGCATATACAAACCGAGTCGAGAACCTCCTGCCTTCTCGAGGACTTCGCGTGCTGCTCAAGATGTGGCACATTATGGAGATCCCGGACAATTTTACGCGCATGTGGATCATCAAGCACAAGCAGCTGTGGCCAAACAAGGACCTGCGCCTCGCAGTCAGAATCATGAAGGTCCTTGGCACCCTGATCATTCGACGGAACCCACCCTGGCAGGCCACCCTCAGAAGGCTGCCTCGCGTTTTCTGGTATCAGAAGGATTTGAGCCTTTTGTACCACTACCTGATCAACGACGCCCCCAATGAGTGGCAACAATTCCTGCCATACGCCGTGCGCACGATGACCGCGCAAGAGTTCAACAACCACGACCCACCTATTCACGGCGCATTTGATGTCAGCACGGTCGGTGAACTCCGCGTGGAGTTCTGGTCCAAGCTTACCCGCCACCCGAAGTCGAGTATCCAGGCTGCCCAGATGTTGTACAATGACCTGGATTTCAAGGGCGAGATCCGGTCCTTAATCCCTATCGACTATCTCATCGAGACCGAGATGGACAATCGTGATCTCGACTGGGACGCGCCCGTTTTCTACCCGGGCGTCAACGCTCCTCATCCCGGTGACCAGTTGATCTGGTGGAACGAGTGGTGGCACGAGTTCTGGACTCCCTGGCTGCACGTCATGGGGCCGTCGCATAGATGTACCAACAACGACAACATTTCTACATGA
- a CDS encoding uncharacterized protein (ID:PFLUO_005528-T1.cds;~source:funannotate), with protein MGSTRPIQSVVDDSARPPSPPRPIPSFDADDDRGPGGGPADLRDTFPMHGMRASDVPHKQRRRPSHPQVDTRPYATSPQYATPSSSYHGSPQPGSPYSGRAGWGGQHPYPSQSGHGSPYHQNGPPGQYYQNHQGPYNGPPNHHPQSYGPPSYRGGHGGYRGNYPNQGQDRRFSGSGPHHYNNGPSQRGGRGNFNNQQWSSSGSRGRGGQHSPHHMQSHRSQSPPSHDTLANDPRSPRAGEPQPRSRRPSKDDLQREDNYPKPVSESGDTQPMPPPGPESELSTPAKAGGKFSFAFKSKAAPAPSPKPVPDLAQRMQVRDPPPRAPEPTPPRNRLTNGPLPTFKPDNNRFDRRDRGGRGDRGRDRREFRDSRDFNPRDRRDDRRFDQRRDKRKGDRRSDFRHDYPERQDRPNRQDRRRDLSIDALREPPPRPKKILTRPKPRPILSEEFAQADSVYYRKPGNESVIGAGTYGKVFKGIHVYTKRQVALKKIRMEGEKDGFPVTAVREIKLLQHLRNENVVSLLEVMVEKNECFMVFEYLSHDLTGLINHPTFSLTLAHKKDLAKQMFEGLNYLHHRGVLHRDIKAANILISNRGLLKYADFGLARFFSKTRQLDYTNRVITIWYRPPELLLGETRYGPAVDVWSAACVCMEMFTKKAVFPGEGSELSQMDKLYNLLGTPTRAEWEDVVEMPWFQLMRPTERKKRNFEETFREVLTTDALDLISQVFQYDPTKRPSAEEVLKHPYFVSEEPAPQPPIELENIEGDWHEFESKALRKEARRVEYQNQKDREKRKAGASAPLSDRDPKRARQDESSHRAGSSAPS; from the exons ATGGGCTCGACTCGGCCGATCCAGTCCGTTGTGGACGACTCTGCCCGGCcgccctctcctcctcgtccgaTCCCGAGTTTCGATGCAGATGATGACCGTGGGCCCGGAGGTGGGCCAGCTGATCTACGAGATACGTTTCCCATGCACGGCATGAGAGCATCCGATGTCCCTCACAAACAACGTCGACGACCTTCTCACCCGCAAGTTGATACCCGGCCATATGCCACATCGCCCCAGTATGCGACCCCGTCGAGCTCATATCATGGGTCACCACAGCCGGGGTCGCCGTACTCTGGGCGAGCTGGCTGGGGCGGGCAACACCCTTATCCAAGTCAATCTGG GCACGGCTCTCCATATCATCAGAATGGTCCTCCCGGGCAGTACTATCAGAACCATCAAGGCCCGTACAATGGCCCTCCGAACCACCACCCTCAGTCTTATGGCCCACCATCCTACCGAGGCGGGCATGGTGGCTATCGCGGAAATTATCCCAACCAGGGTCAAGACCGCCGCTTCTCCGGGTCTGGGCCTCACCACTATAACAACGGGCCCTCACAGCGTGGGGGTAGAGGCAATTTTAACAATCAGCAATGGTCTTCGTCTGGCTCTAGGGGTCGCGGAGGCCAGCACAGCCCTCATCATATGCAAAGTCATAGATCACAGTCTCCTCCGAGTCACGATACACTTGCAAATGATCCACGATCGCCTCGCGCAGGGGAACCGCAACCTCGGTCAAGACGTCCAAGCAAGGATGATCTTCAAAGAGAAGATAATTACCCCAAGCCGGTCTCGGAAAGTGGCGATACCCAACCGATGCCTCCCCCCGGCCCAGAGTCGGAACTGTCAACACCAGCCAAGGCCGGCGGGAAATTCAGTTTCGCTTTCAAATCCAAGGCCGCGCCTGCTCCTTCCCCGAAACCGGTCCCTGACCTTGCGCAGCGGATGCAGGTCCGCGATCCACCTCCGCGTGCACCTGAACCAACGCCGCCTCGGAACAGATTGACCAATGGGCCACTGCCTACATTCAAACCAGATAATAATCGCTTTGATCGTCGTGACCGTGGAGGACGGGGGGATCGCGGTCGAGATCGCAGAGAATTCCGGGACTCACGAGACTTCAACCCGCGAGACCGCCGAGATGACCGCCGGTTTGATCAACGTCGTGATAAACGAAAGGGTGACCGACGTTCTGATTTCCGTCACGATTATCCAGAACGACAAGATCGTCCCAATCGTCAAGATCGTCGCCGGGACCTCTCAATTGACGCGCTGAGGGAACCGCCGCCCAGGCCGAAAAAGATCCTTACCCGTCCAAAGCCACGCCCTATCCTCTCCGAGGAATTTGCTCAAGCTGATTCTGTCTACTATCGAAAACCAGGCAATGAATCAGTGATCGGCGCTGGCACATATGGCAAGGTCTTCAAAGGAATCCATGTCTACACGAAGCGCCAAGTGGCACTCAAGAAAATCCGGATGGAAGGCGAGAAAGATGGCTTCCCGGTCACTGCAGTGCGCGAGATAaagctcctccagcatctgcgGAACGAGAACGTGGTTAGCTTGTTGGAAGTCATGGTGGAAAAGAACGAATGTTTCATGGTCTTTGAATATCTCTCTCATGACTTGACGGGTCTTATCAACCACCCCACATTCTCTCTGACCCTGGCACACAAGAAGGACCTGGCGAAGCAAATGTTCGAGGGCTTGAATTATCTCCACCATCGCGGCGTCCTTCACCGAGACATCAAGGCggccaacatcctcatcagCAACCGCGGCCTGTTGAAATATGCAGACTTTGGATTGGCTCGATTCTTCTCCAAGACCCGCCAGCTTGACTACACCAATCGCGTGATCACGATCTGGTACCGTCCTCCAGAACTCCTGCTGGGTGAGACCCGGTACGGTCCGGCCGTGGATGTTTGGAGTGCCGCCTGCGTTTGCATGGAAATGTTCACCAAAAAGGCCGTCTTCCCCGGCGAAGGCAGCGAGCTCAGCCAGATGGACAAGCTTTATAATCTGTTGGGCACGCCTACTCGCGCAGAGTgggaggatgttgtggaGATGCCATGGTTCCAGCTGATGCGGCCGACGGAGCGGAAGAAGCGAAATTTCGAGGAGACATTCCGCGAGGTGTTGACCACAGATGCCCTGGATCTGATCTCACAGGTCTTCCAGTACGATCCCACGAAGCGGCCCAGCGCTGAAGAAGTTCTGAAGCACCCTTACTTCGTGTCTGAAGAGCCGGCGCCTCAGCCGCCAATTGA ACTGGAGAATATTGAAGGCGACTGGCACGAGTTCGAAAGCAAGGCTCTTCGCAAAGAGGCCCGGCGCGTCGAATACCAAAACCAAAAGGAccgcgagaagcgcaaggccggGGCTTCAGCGCCGCTGAGCGACCGCGACCCCAAGCGCGCCAGACAAGACGAGAGCAGTCATCGTGCGGGTTCTTCTGCACCGAGTTGA
- a CDS encoding uncharacterized protein (ID:PFLUO_005529-T1.cds;~source:funannotate) — MDSANLWSRRANSSSKLSLSMSGTDNKDGGARVEMPRSSKRFGPDSSHGRSNPFNAISPLSAGVSSSAANPSSAFGLGSGAFASFGAPKTPGGSSEAKMLGESRDMSAEQEDALSANLSVSGVGEHPLKSTWIVWYRPPTPKYSDYEKSTIALAAISSVESFWAVYSHLKRPSLLPTVSDYHIFKKGIRPVWEDEANKRGGKWIVRLKKGVADRFWEDLLLAMAGDQFAEAGDEVCGAVLSVRGGEDVLSIWTRIDGGRNIKIRETIKRLLAFPPDTNIIWKSHDDSIAQRSAIDQARHEKATTGSGHHQGSERRRMTGQDDSMVADKGKAVAS, encoded by the exons ATGGATAGTGCAAACCTGTGGTCTCGTCGGGCAAA TTCCTCGTCCAAACTGTCGCTGTCGATGTCCGGGACAGACAACAAGGACGGTGGCGCTCGAGTCGAAATGCCCCGCTCCTCCAAACGGTTTGGGCCTGACAGCTCGCACGGTCGCTCGAATCCATTCAACGCAATATCTCCGCTGTCGGCCGGGGTCTCGTCGTCGGCTGCCAACCCCTCCTCCGCTTTCGGTCTAGGGTCTGGCGCATTCGCCTCGTTCGGTGCGCCCAAGACACCAGGTGGCTCGTCTGAGGCGAAGATGCTCGGTGAGAGTCGCGACATGTCTGCGGAGCAGGAAGATGCCCTGAGCGCGAATCTGTCTGTGTCTGGTGTTGGTGAGCATCCGCTCAAGTCTACGTGGATTGTCTGGTATCGTCCTCCGACGCCGAAATATTCCGACTACGAGAAATCGACCATTGCGCTTGCCGCGATATCGTCTGTCGAGAGCTTCTGGGCGGTATACTCGCATCTCAAGCGGCCCTCGCTTCTCCCGACGGTCTCGGACTACCACATCTTTAAGAAGGGTATCCGTCCGGTGTGGGAAGATGAGGCCAACAAGCGGGGTGGCAAGTGGATTGTGCGATTGAAGAAGGGCGTTGCCGATCGATTCTGGGAGGACCTGTTGCTGGCCATGGCCGGCGATCAGTTTGCCGAGGCCGGCGATGAAGTCTGTGGCGCCGTCCTCAGCgtgcgcggcggcgaggatgtctTGAGTATTTGGACCCGGATCGACGGTGGTCGAAACATCAAGATCCGGGAAACAATCAAGCGCTTGCTCGCGTTTCCGCCCGACACCAACATCATCTGGAAGAGCCACGATGATAGCATCGCCCAACGCTCGGCCATCGACCAGGCCCGCCATGAGAAAGCCACGACCGGCAGCGGTCACCACCAGGGATCGGAGCGGCGGCGCATGACCGGCCAGGATGATTCCATGGTGGCGGATAAAGGCAAGGCTGTGGCCTCGTGA
- a CDS encoding uncharacterized protein (ID:PFLUO_005530-T1.cds;~source:funannotate), whose translation MTSHRDPATRQKLTQAPSHSLGTSAQMWRRDQPRNDAQDEARLMGAKSYRDPGATAIKPGASFQKNRKPGAGSAFRPADTLSKHSKDSGSVRAQGKERQSNSRRPYLENAWEYDESDRPNKRRRHDQSSPTINLTDDVTGPVSPITEMLPPANQLSPRLPTARQKNKSRERQQLPEYRDLEDIVKINRVDRSPHRQGIRRFSSVSSLEEAQFIENAAKQRRSMAANAHVQSDRSQRQPVLQSVEVRNPANLSSPALPPRRQLIKSEGMHRISDFNRESSDELQGGATTHPIPKSLDSSPNLNRRKAESKMQVESPVRERSPTDIKSTNFAASPRQGPKKMKNKKMKLDLWLLDINSIRFGPIKKVTTEGERMTIRLDVDKEKIELGENIVEPGKSVSIPFRQIRKALQGRELSCKVRIELSQATNSPGDKVDVEFTNSADKLRLCDTLQSFQVKIQDKDGSFMDKAFATYERNLELHGSHAKKTFVEDVVVPAGPEMPSAKPSTRTKVSSALQDVNGETSRGNTEHDKEDGQKSLKSKSGHTSDGQTRPQSSKADADAGVEIPVKRFQAAQPPSRETRASARLTPKTSAAPEERNTNTRRSPSTDDEAREKWKKPLVYPKAGKKKAEVCVEDRDRLREGEFLNDNLIGFYIRFLQDHLERTNKAAAKKIYFFNSYFYATITNTPRGAREINYSGVEKWTRSVDLFAYDYIIVPINENAHWYVAIICNLPSLSLPAGGTVESDHAGADVKEASTRPASEVQTIPETPEPESEPEPVPDISEAAAGSAPDTDAKSSNEQETCQSLASMSLDGDNAAINAAKQEDGGPTDEWPEEEENVKSPPAKFGSVRDKTENPEPSVESATASQPSRKSKKTRTGPKLDPRQTTIITFDSLDLARSPTIKVLRDYICKEAASKKGVELDNAQIKGMRARQIPLQPNYSDCGLYLLAYIEKFVQDPDPFITKILRRDMDAKADWPPLGSGLLRHRLRRFLDELYEEQTRDKVDGQPIMATHQPVSFLLGPPLPSEPEKDVAGPTQTLDTPVAAEPTVKDDGANKDAPDAESSAPDQVELVPTGPSDGVAPREESTGESSRDKPGDVETEKGKEVIEVPDSQETAQPKLSPKKKRLARWDKEKETGDPTTRKRKKGSDKEGARAEVQIRGTPPPTEEAGRVRRSPRGTSRRDCS comes from the exons ATGACCTCTCATCGCGACCCCGCCACCCGGCAAAAGCTGACACAAGCTCCATCTCACAGTTTGGGCACCTCGGCGCAGATGTGGAGACGAGACCAGCCGCGGAACGATGCTCAAGATGAGGCGCGCTTGATGGGAGCAAAGAGCTACAG GGATCCCGGAGCAACCGCGATCAAACCTGGTGCTTCGTTCCAGAAGAACCGAAAACCCGGG GCTGGCAGCGCATTCAGACCGGCAGACACGCTCTCCAAACACTCGAAAGACAGCGGATCGGTCCGCGCGCAGGGGAAGGAAAGGCAATCGAATTCCAGACGGCCCTACTTGGAAAACGCTTGGGAGTACGATGAATCGGACCGACCTAACAAACGGCGGCGTCATGACCAGTCTAGCCCGACTATCAATCTTACAGACGATGTGACGGGACCCGTCTCGCCCATCACAGAGATGTTGCCGCCAGCAAACCAGCTTTCCCCGCGCTTACCAACAGCCAGACAGAAGAACAAGTCTCGCGAGAGGCAACAACTCCCGGAATACCGCGACCTGGAAGATATAGTCAAGATCAACCGCGTCGATCGGAGTCCTCACAGACAGGGAATCCGTCGCTTTTCTTCCGTGAGCTCCCTGGAGGAGGCGCAATTTATTGAGAATGCTGCAAAACAAAGGCGGTCCATGGCAGCCAACGCGCATGTCCAATCGGACCGATCTCAACGGCAACCGGTTCTCCAGAGCGTTGAGGTTCGCAATCCAGCGAACCTCAGTTCCCCAGCGCTTCCCCCTCGCCGACAGCTCATCAAGTCGGAAGGAATGCATCGCATCTCTGACTTTAATCGAGAGAGCTCTGATGAATTGCAGGGGGGAGCTACCACTCACCCAATTCCGAAGTCTCTGGACTCAAGCCCCAATCTCAATCGTCGAAAGGCCGAGAGCAAGATGCAAGTAGAGTCTCCGGTTCGTGAGCGCTCACCCACCGATATCAAGTCTACCAATTTTGCGGCCTCGCCTCGTCAAGgcccgaagaagatgaagaacaagaaaatGAAACTGGACTTGTGGCTATTGGACATCAATTCGATTCGGTTTGGTCCCATCAAGAAGGTCACCACTGAGGGAGAGCGAATGACTATTCGTCTGGATGTGGAtaaggagaagatcgagctTGGCGAGAATATCGTCGAACCCGGCAAAAGCGTGTCTATTCCCTTTCGGCAAATCAGAAAGGCCTTGCAAGGACGTGAGCTCAGTTGCAAAGTCCGCATAGAACTTTCACAGGCAACCAATTCGCCCGGGGACAAGGTGGACGTTGAGTTCACAAATTCCGCGGACAAGCTACGCCTGTGTGATACGCTGCAAAGCTTTCAGGTCAAAATACAAGATAAAGACGG GTCCTTCATGGATAAAGCTTTTGCAACCTACGAACGGAACTTGGAGCTTCACGGCAGCCACGCCAAAAAAACAttcgtcgaggatgtcgttGTTCCTGCAGGACCAGAAATGCCTTCTGCAAAACCTTCCACTCGCACAAAAGTTTCCTCCGCTTTGCAAGATGTGAATGGCGAAACTAGTCGGGGAAACACAGAACATGACAAAGAGGATGGTCAAAAGTCCTTGAAATCTAAGTCCGGGCATACATCTGATGGGCAGACACGCCCTCAATCTTCCAAAGCAGATGCTGATGCCGGGGTGGAGATTCCGGTGAAAAGATTTCAGGCTGCCCAGCCTCCAAGCCGCGAGACGCGAGCATCGGCGCGCCTAACACCAAAAACCTCAGCAGCCCCCGAAGAACGCAATACCAATACCCGACGATCGCCGTCAACGGATGATGAAGCCCgggagaaatggaagaaacCTCTGGTCTATCCGAAGGcgggaaagaaaaaggccgaAGTTTGCGTGGAAGACCGCGATCGACTACGCGAAGGCGAGTTCCTGAACGACAACCTGATCGGCTTCTATATACGCTTCCTTCAAGACCACCTGGAGCGAACCAACAAGGCTGCTGCCAAGAAGATCTATTTCTTCAACTCGTACTTCTAcgccaccatcaccaacacACCACGAGGTGCGCGTGAGATCAATTACAGTGGCGTGGAGAAATGGACTCGCAGTGTTGATCTTTTCGCTTACGATTACATTATCGTGCCTATCAACGAGAATGCACATTGGTATGTTGCCATCATCTGCAACTTGCCTAGCTTGTCACTCCCGGCCGGGGGGACTGTTGAGTCCGACCACGCCGGGGCAGATGTCAAGGAGGCTTCGACTCGGCCGGCCAGTGAGGTTCAGACAATTCCAGAGACTCCCGAGCCCGAGTCCGAGCCCGAGCCGGTACCTGATATTTCCGAAGCTGCGGCAGGATCCGCACCAGATACGGATGCGAAGTCTTCAAACGAACAAGAGACGTGCCAGTCTCTAGCGTCAATGTCTCTCGACGGAGATAATGCAGCAATTAACGCCGCGAAACAGGAAGACGGTGGTCCAACAGACGAGTGgcccgaggaagaagaaaatgtcAAGTCTCCTCCGGCCAAGTTTGGCAGTGTCCGTGATAAGACCGAGAACCCCGAACCCTCAGTCGAAAGCGCCACGGCGTCCCAACCATCTCGCAAATCCAAGAAAACACGAACCGGGCCGAAGTTGGACCCTCGTCAGACGACAATCATCACCTTTGACTCCCTCGATCTGGCCCGATCACCTACCATCAAGGTGCTCCGGGACTACATCTGCAAAGAAGCAGCGTCCAAGAAAGGGGTCGAGCTGGACAATGCGCAGATCAAGGGCATGCGAGCTCGACAGATTCCCCTGCAGCCGAATTACTCCGATTGCGGCTTATATCTGCTGGCATACATTGAGAAATTCGTGCAGGACCCGGATCCATTCATCACGAAGATCCTTCGACGAGATATGGATGCGAAGGCTGACTGGCCCCCGTTGGGATCTGGTCTTCTGCGCCACCGGCTTCGCAGGTTTCTTGATGAGTTGTACGAGGAGCAGACGCGGGATAAGGTGGATGGTCAACCCATTATGGCAACTCACCAGCCTGTTTCGTTTCTGCTGGGCCCGCCATTGCCGAGCGAGCCTGAGAAAGACGTTGCTGGTCCGACTCAGACACTGGATACACCAGTTGCAGCCGAGCCTACCGTGAAGGATGATGGTGCGAACAAGGATGCTCCTGATGCTGAAAGCTCTGCACCGGATCAGGTCGAGTTGGTGCCTACTGGCCCCTCGGATGGAGTTGCACCTCGCGAGGAATCGACAGGCGAATCATCACGCGATAAACCAGGAGACGTCGAGACagagaaggggaaagaagTGATCGAAGTTCCAGACAGCCAGGAGACGGCACAGCCGAAACTAAgccccaagaagaagagacttGCCCGCTGggacaaggagaaagagacCGGCGATCCCACCACCAggaagcgcaagaagggctCAGATAAGGAGGGTGCCCGGGCCGAAGTCCAGATACGGGGCACACCGCCGCCaactgaagaagctggacGAGTGCGACGGAGCCCGCGGGGCACGTCGCGGCGGGACTGCTCTTGA
- a CDS encoding uncharacterized protein (ID:PFLUO_005531-T1.cds;~source:funannotate): MGDHVLFFYGTLMAPQVLHRVVHGHPDPEPWQKALLSFKPAVLHGYKRHRVRSADYPGIVPASGEPSTQKVLGTLVSGLTDGDLHRLDLFEGSEYERRAVAVRPLHDSLDSELTQSPGHQPKDSHLRDVLDAAGAEIADEEDEVAAVTYVWIAGMDRLEAAEWDFETFKRDKMAWWVNADESEW; this comes from the exons ATGGGTGATCAtgtcctcttcttctacG GCACGCTGATGGCGCCGCAAGTGCTCCACCGCGTCGTCCACGGGCACCCGGACCCAGAGCCCTGGCAGAAAGCCCTGCTAAGCTTCAAGCCGGCCGTATTGCACGGGTACAAGAGACACCGTGTGCGCAGCGCCGATTACCCGGGCATAGTACCCGCCAGCGGAGAGCCATCCACGCAGAAGGTGCTCGGCACGCTCGTGTCCGGGTTGACAGACGGAGACCTGCACCGGCTGGATCTGTTCGAGGGCAGCGAATACGAGCGGAGAGCTGTAGCCGTGCGGCCGTTGCACGACTCTCTGGACTCGGAGTTGACACAGAGCCCCGGACACCAACCAAAGGACAGCCACTTGCGTGATGTGCTTGATGCAGCCGGGGCGGAGATcgcagatgaagaagacgaggtgGCTGCCGTGACGTATGTGTGGATTGCTGGGATGGATCggttggaggcggcggagtgGGATTTTGAGACGTTCAAGCGGGATAAGATGGCGTGGTGGGTGAATGCGGATGAGAGTGAGTGGTAG